The Cotesia glomerata isolate CgM1 linkage group LG9, MPM_Cglom_v2.3, whole genome shotgun sequence region ttttggaacaaatttgtttgttaaaaaaaattaaaaaattctttaatgtCTCCTACctttaatatcatttaaattagCAGACGTTCATCAATTTTTgactgttttttattaattaaattagaactaaaaataatttttaaaaaattgcacgtatagttttttaaattttctacatgtgaaattttttcttttaattttttaaaaataatttttctataaaataaataaataaattacaaaaattttcagatgtcggctaatttaattttcatacataattattataaaaaaaaaattttattaaaaaattctacatgttacaattaaaaaaaaaattaacaattggaaattaaaaaaaaaaattttcattacaataattttttaaaatctaaaaattgttatgattttttttattaaaaaaaattattacaaaaaaatgagaaaaaaaaatttttgtttgtaaaaACGTGAAAAACttaaagtgcaattttttaaaaatatttttttcgttctaatttaattaataaaaacagtcaaaaaattaaaagaacgtcggctaactttagtatcaattgttcaatattaaattaaaaggtacttacttttaatttttaattaataattaattacaaaacaaattttaagagtaattcgataaaaattttgtaattttgcatttttttttcataaaaaaataataaaataaacttagaattaaattaaactgtCAAAATGTCCGCCATTGATGatttagttataataaaactcACCAGAGGCGCTGAAACTAgtgtattataattttacaccAATTCTTGAGGCTTCTCCTCTGTCCTGTGCTCTTCACTGGCTAAaatttactccaaaaaaaatccagggctcaatatttatctaaaaaatggCTTTATTGATGAGAAATGTTTGCAAAGTATTGTCAAAGGTACCATTATCGTCTTCttactgttaaaataaatataaataattatttttgtgataagtattattatttactatttatgtgatcaattataaattgtttatgcAACCTGtgcttattatatttttaattaatttatttattattatttaagattgatatttttttagacaGCCCAAAATGGTGCAGTCCGGAGTTTCAGTGCCAGCAAAGTGCACCACCAGGAATCAGTACGTTTAAGTAGATATTGGATTTTTTCTATTAGATTATGTCATTGATTGTTAGGGTGGTATGGTAGTTATTTATTCCCgtaaattatttactattttactcattttttttgcagCTGGTTGAACAAGAAGGTAAAACCAAGTGTACATTGATACCCGGTGATGGTGTTGGTCCTGAATTAGTATTATCAGTTCAGCAAGTATTTAAAGCTGCCAATGTTCCAGTTGAATTTGAGCCTTACTTTTTGTCAGAAGTAAATCCTACTTTAAGTGCTCCTCTTGAACAAGTTTCAAACAGTATTGCGAGGAATAGAGTATGTTTGaaggtaaataaatattgttaatttttactctaaaattgaATGGAGTATTTATTgactaagatttttttttatgacactaaaattaacagacactttataactttttttgaaaaaaaaataaggtctaaaaaattacttaaaaagaatttaattaaaattttttaaaagcttctaaataaatttcatttattggttaaaaaatttataaatataatcaatTGTCTCTtcattacaatattattttttttttaaataatacttttgttaaatcGTATTGTACTTTTCTAAGTATTGacgtttttataaatataagctcatcatgatgttacactcatcaagagctttcatttgagtactcacatgcatttttcatatatttttcatatatacatatatgtaatatatataaatatataaaatatatgaaaatttaatgtgggtactcaaatgaaaggtctcgatgagtgtaacatcagaatgagcttatatctttaaaaatgtcaataattaacaaatgaccttgtatcttgagaaccattgacatttttaaagatataagctcatcccgatgttacactcatcaagagcttttatttgagtacccacatgcattttttatttatttttcatatatacatatatataaatatatgaaatatataaaaaattgatgtgggtactcaaatgaaaggtctcgatgagtgtaacatctggatgagcttatatctttaataaagtcaataatcaagaaatgaccttgtatctcgtgaactattgacattttcaaaaatataagctcatcccgatgttacactcatcgagacctttcatttgagtacccacatgcattttttatatattttttatatatacatatataatatatataaatatattaaatatataaaaaattgatgtgggtactcaaatgaaaggtctcaatgagtgtaacatcgggatgagtttatatctttaaaaatgtcagtaattaagaaatgtcCTTGTATCtcgagaactattgacatttttgaagatataagctcattatgatgttacactcatcaagagcttttatttgagtacccacatgcatttttgatttatttttcatatatacatatatataaatatatgaaatatataaaaaattaatgtgggtactcaaatgaaaggtctcgatgagtgtaaaatctggatgagcttatatctttaataaagtcaataatcaagaaatgaccttgtatctcgtgaactattgacatttttgaagatataagctcattatgatgttacactcatcaagagcttttatttgagtacccacatgcatttatgatatatttttcatatatacatatatataatatagataaatatatgaaatatataaaaaatcgatgtgggtactcaaatgaaaggtcttgatgaatataacatcatgatcagcttatatctttaaaaatgtcaatagtccacgagatacaaggtcatttcttaattatgtatctagagatacatataaaagtatctaaagataaaaataaaaatattttggtaattttatcCAACAGGGAATCCTAGCAACACCAGACCATTCGCATACTGGTGAACTGCAAACCCTGAACATGAAGCTGAGAAACAAGCTAGACTTGTACTCAAACGTAGTTCACGTAAAATCGCTGCCAGGAGTAAACTCCCGTCACAAGAACGTCGACTGTGTGATAATCCGAGAGCAGTCTGAGGGAGAGTACTCAGCTTTGGAGCACGAGTGCGTAAAAGGCGTCGTCGAGTGCTTGAAAATAGTAACAGCTACCAAGTCCCAGAGAATTGCCAAGTTCGCGTTTGATTACGCTGTAAAAAATAACCGCAAGAAGGTTACTTGTGTCCACAAAGCCAATATCATGAAACTTGGTGATGGATTGTTTTTGAAATCTTGTCAGGAAATCGCCAAGTTATAccccaagtaattttttaatttaatttaataatctacaaagttaaaaaaattttattgattaataatatttatttatttattttagaattgaATTCGAAACAATGATTGTTGATAATTGCACCATGCAAATGGTATCAAACCCTCATCAATTTGATGTTATGGTAACTCCTAATTTGTATGGTAATATTGTTGATAATATTGCATCTGGATTAGTTGGAGGTGCTGGAGTTGTTGCTGGTGCAAGTTATAGTGCTGAATGCGTCGTTTTTGAAccagtaaattatttttttcttcatttaatttaattatttatcttttaagtcaatcaaaaacatttttatttattttattagtttcttaaaaaattaaaaaatttttttttaatataaattatgcctaaaaaattatttataaaaaattgcatttaaaattttttaaaaattaaatttataattttttaaaaattacatttataattttttaaaaattacatttataattttttaaaaattacatttataattttttaaaaattacatttataattttttaaaaattacatttataattttttaaaaattgcatttattattttttttttaattataaaaatagaattttttaaataaatttttcttgccataatttattaattaaaaaatttagaaaaaattttttgtctcaattttaatattaaattaagagcttaaatttataagtttatttttaaaatttagaaaaaaaaaattaaagtcttaatttcaatttatctgattgactaaaatttaaaatgattattttattaatttatttatttattgtattaaataattattttttatttagggTGCGAGACACACATACTCCGAAGCAGTTGGTAAAAACGTCGCCAATCCAACAGCCCTGATTTTATGCGGTGTCAAATTATTAAACCACATCAACTTGAAGCGTTACGCAGTGCAAATCCGCGAGGCTCTTAACCGCGTGTTAAACGAGGGTAAAGTACGCACGAAGGACTTGGGAGGACAAAATTCAACCACGGACTTCACTCAAGCTGTCATCAGCGCTCTTCGTTAAATTGAAGTCACTAGTTACttgttgttaataattataattataaaatatttatttgaccgGATAAAAGCTTGTGGAAATTCAAGCGTAGGAGGCAATAGACTCTTGCAAgcataattaactaaaataaaatagatttattgacaaatttaaaataggttatcagaaaatttatttatgtgtcTCGACTTACCATTTTGTGTGATGTGTTATGAGAAatgtaattttatcattaagtaataaattcggtgaaaaaaaattaaaaaaattttttttttatttatttaaattaattgtgtaaatatttaattatttttcgagcaaataaaaattataaaaatatcgatgaaaattaagttagccgacatttaaaaatttttatattttttattgaaaaaattattaaaaaaaaattttcatttgtaaaaaacttgaaaaattataagtgcaattttttaaaaatattttttttttataatttaattattaaaaaaaaaacaaaaaattaaaaatgtcggctaattaactttagtattataaatataaattttaataatttttctaataaataaattgttgcataaaaaaaatggatatttagaaattttagtaaattaaaaatgcaattttctaaaaataatttttcagaacaaatttttttgttaaataaaattaaaaaatagtcaagagctaactttaaaatcataatttttttattttatttagcaagtaaatttgttccaaaaaatgatttttaaacaattgcatttttaatttattaaaatttctaaatttctacatgtcaattttttttttacttaatttattttattaaaacaattcttaaaattatgtaactttattattttgacaGCAGATGTCAGTTCGATGGTGACAATTCGTAAACTGGTCGGTCATAAATTTACCACTCGtcatattgtaataaaaaaaaaaaaaaataccgtaattaaaaatatttaagtgtaatatttaacaataaataaataaataaataaaatcagctgattgaaaattgataatattattaGTGAGTTTGTTAAAAGTttcgatgaaaaattttcaaagtgtcaaaaaattattaattataaataatgaacacTGAAGATCATCTGTTAGCAGTAATACGCCaagaaatagttaaaaatcatCTTCTGGTGACAGCTATCATCcaggtaaaataataattattattatttaagtcaatataattatttataagtggaaaataaaaattttaggttaataaatctgatgacattaaagttagcagtcacttatttaattttttaaaatttctctgtcaatttttttttcctaattttttttgtaataatttatttctcagcaaaattttaaaaattttttaaatgtctgctgaattaattttcatataaatctGTCATTTTTCTATCAGGACATTCAACAATGCACTGGCCCGCTGGAATTGTTAAAAGACTTGAACGCCGATGGCAGGACGAGGATCGCTGATCTACGAAACAGTATTGACAAATTAGTACAATTAGCAGAGACTGAAATAAATGTTAAGAAGAAAGCCGAGCTGATGCAAGAAGTGGAGAAACGCAAGAGCCAACTGGTGTTTGCGTTGGCGGCTTTCAAAAAAGCAAATATCGTCGGTGCTTGTGTAATTGACAAAATGGCCAAAGATGAATTGATGTCCACGTCAGAGGAGCAGCAGAGGATGTTGAGAAAGAGACGAGATAAAAGAGGTCTTGCTGATACCGCAAGTTTGGCCACTGATAGGCTGCTCAGCATTTCGAGAACTTTGGCTGAAACCAGCCAGAGAAGTGCTGATACTTTGGACACTctgggtaattattttttttaataattatttttaagatattaaaatttagagacatctgaaaatttttaatttcaaggATAGTCACATGacaaaatcggtttttttagtgaaatttagtgtcattgcaaacatatttaagaaattattttgtatcaTGTGgacaattgatatttttaaagatacaagctcatcctgatgttacgctcgtcgagacctttaatttgagtacccatatcatatttttcatatattttatatatatatatatatatatatatatatatatatatatatatatatatatatatatatatatatatatatatatatatatatatatatatattacatacatgtatatatgaaaaatatataaaaaatgcatgtgggtactcaaatgaaagctcgtgatgagtgtaacatcaggatgagcttatatctttaaaactggcaatagttaataaaatacaatataatttcttaattattgacatttttaaggatataagctcatcccgatgttacactcatcaagacctttcatttgagtacccacatggcaatttttatatattttatatatatatggtatttgtgaaatatataaatatataaaatatatgaaaaattgatgtgggtactcaaatgaaaggtttcaatgagtgtaacatcgggatgagcttatatctttaaaaatgtcaatggttctcaagatacaaggtcatttgttaattattgacatttttaaagatataagctcattctgatgttacactcatcgagacctttcatttgagtacccacattaaattttcatatattttatatatttatttatattacatatatgtatatatgaaaaatatatcaaaaatgcatgtgggtactcaaataaaagctcttgatgagtgtaacatcggaatgagcttatatctttaaaaatgttaatagttaagaaaatacagtgcaatttaacaaaattcatcatgtaatagtttacaagtcacagcagtcacatagtgactgcaagattgctagttttattttaattatttcttgttactaaatgtgatttttttttccagtaaTTTCATCGGACAAAGTAAACGGAACGAAAGACGAGCTAGAGCAACAGCAGCAAGCAATAATTCTATCAGGAAAATTATTAGGGAAGTACGGCCGGCGTGAAGTAACTGATAAAGCGTTACTGATATTAGCCTTCATATTTTTCCTTGCTTGCGTAGcgtatattttacaaaaaagacTTTGGTAAGaccaataattaataatcaataattattaatataaaagtcaATAAAAAAGTGATTACTATTACGGttatatattatttgaaataaatttagaagCCCTTGATTGATTATCTTGGTGACGCTATCGCTCCTGACCCTGACCGAAATAATATATCACTTTAATTCGATAGTTACAGTTCAGTTGCGCTGTTTTAAGTAAACAGTTATTGAActttgaattataattatattatattgaatattaagtCGTAGGGATTTATTGTGAAACAATCTTGTTGACATTGAGCCcactgtttttttaattaatttttaactagccggaagttaaagtataattttaatcTATGTATGACGTAGATGTTAATCCAGGACTAAAAGAACTACGTCACGGAATTTCGTGATTTGACTTGCTAAAATTGTCCTGCTGAATCCACCCGGAAAGCCTGTagatttgttatttattataaattacatatatatatatatgtatgtatatttaaaaGTCCGTAGACTTATTCAGATATTCCATACTCCAAGGACATTGGGGGAATCAACATGACGTAgagtttttcttttataatatatatttgtatattaattttatttttgatccGCGGGATTGTTCAATGGATTCTAGTTGATGTTCCGCGTGGTAGGGCTGAAACGTACAAGTATATAACGagtatttattacaaatttctTCATTACTAGATATTACTTCTGACAAACTTCATaaggttgaaaaatttttttttttattattaataattataaatttttttaaattattatttattattattattattattattattattattattaattgtatttaaaaaatagatgtattaataacagtaataatgataataataataatagtaaattttattattatgacttaaaattattattattattattattattgattgtattaaaaaataagacgtaataataataataataaattttgtaattaatattgttattattacaaatatattttttataaataaattactttaaataatttaattaatgtaataataattaaattttttttcttattttcaggtaaataaatacttagaaaaaaaaaatgaagctgATTTTAATACTAATGTTCCTATTGGCATGTGGATCAGCAGTCCCACTATGGAATAGATTATTTTCTGGTTATCGTCCGACAACTGACAACGATTTAAAACGTAAAAGCAAAAGCGGTGGTAAAGAACGTTGGAGGGATATTTGCAGAACAATAAATCCAGGTGGCTTTGCATTTCCTGGACAAGTGCCTTACGCCGCTTGTCCCTGGTGAAAGTATCTCATCGGGTTCatttaaactaaataaaaataatcaactaAATACCACTGatactaatattaatataaaaacatctattagttaattaatcaatcaattaattaatatattgtgataaataattatttaaatataactaTATTATACTCCTTATTACCAACGCAAATAAAAAACGTTTTTGTTTTGTGAATTTAGCAATTCGACGAGCACACCGATGTGAATGTTATTGTTTCTCTTTTAAATGTACATAAAGCTTACCTGTACATTCGCATTGTTCTTTTGTAAAcgtacatatatttatatatcgtAAGTTTTATCGCGTTAATAAAGacaattgttttataattttattattattattatttatatatatatcattcattataattttataattgttattatcactcacacactcacacgtatgtacaaaaataatttatattaaatcttACCAGAGTATCTAATAGGTCACAGGAGATTTACAGTCagtttgtttcattttttaaaaatatacaccaataattatttaaatgaaactcTAACAcataaccttaaaaaaaaaataaaaaaaaatatcacttCCAGACTTGAATTAATCCATCAGTGCTACCAGTAAGAATACAAGTATTAGACATAGCAACCGCCGAAATAGTATCATGGTGTCCCGGATTTGGCGCTTCTAATGGCGGAGCAACGCCCTCTTCAGACCTGACTCTCGCGCCAGTAGAAATAGGCCCAGTAGCCGCAATAACCTCTTGAACAACATTAGTTCCATCAATGAGCCGCTGTTCGTACGCCAAAGAATTCGGCGCTATAGTATCAGAAGCAGCAGGCAGCGCCACATACGACTCGTTCGGCGTGTTCAGATCCCAGAACCTCAAACGCATGTCAGTGCCCCCTGCCAGGAGGAACCCGGATCTGTCCGTGGAACCAGCGTGCATTCCGCAAATACTGTGACCTTCCTGAGAATGACTCAAAGGTGGCGCGCTGGACGCCCAGAGCACCATCTGGCGGAATCCAGTCTCCAAGTTCCACATGGAGATCTCATTGTTCCCCTGAACACTGGAGATAATCCAAGATTGTTCCGTCGGGTGGGTGATGACCTTCCTAACCCTGGCGCCAGTTGGGTGCTTGATGTTACTTATCGGCAGCTGGAACCTTAAATCCCAACAAATATGAGCTCCAGAACTGGTTCCAAGCGCCAGCCACTGCTGATAATTATTCACGCAAAAAGAGGTTATGACCCCGTGCTTAAGGTCGTTTTCCAGCCGCCAAGCCGTTCCAGGACACCTTAAATCCCAGCCAATTAGCGAACCATAAAGCGTAGCGTAAACCAACACCGACTGCGAGCCCGAGTCTAAATACTGAAGATCCACAGCGCACCCTTCATTCGTAACATCCAACTGCTTGGAAGAAACCACGCTCATCTTACTGGTTCCATTGTCTAACCTCAAAACAAACAAAGACCCCGACTGGCTCGCGGAACTGGCCAGAGATTGGCCCTGTTCGCAAACCGCCAGTCCCACCAGAGGGCCACCGCGGTGAACATACGTCTGGCGCGACCTATTGGCAAGATTCTTGCCTTCCATCTTGCTCGCGTCCCAAACTCTGACACACCCGTCCGCGGCGCTGCTCGCGAACAATCCGGAATCTGGAATGGACACTAACCTGTTAACCGCTGCGCGGTGTTCGTGCAAATACGCCACAGGAACTCCTCTGGGTCTCCAACTGCTGGACAACAATCTCGTTCCATGCCAGGCCATATTGTCCGCCCAGTGCTGCGCTCTGAGCGCCGCCGCGTGCTGTTCCTGCTTGCGGCAAGTAAGTTGTCTCAGTTCCAGCCGACAGGGGGCGCAGCGGTACTGAATGTACGACCTCTCGTGGAGCGAATGGTCGTTCATGCTGTTTATATCAGTTAAACTGTGCTGCGGCGAGAGATGAATATCTCCGCTGTGAATTGTTGGGGAAGGACTGCTGCTTGTTAGCTCAGACATTTTATTCGAGTGGTTATTATCCTGAGCTGCGAACATCGTCCGCCATTCTTGGTTCATTGTATAGTTCCCGGTACTGTCAGAAGTTCTCCggtcgaattttttataattaactcCAATATCGTTTTTGGAGTCCGGGTAAAGAACAACCACGTGGTGGCGAATGGAGTCTTTGATCATGCTCAATTCAAGCTTGCCTTCTGTTACTGATTTCATGGCATTGTGCTTATTATCAGCGGAAATTCTGTACTTGTTGATTTTTATCAAGTGCGCTTTCATCGCTAGTAGCTGATCTTCAACAGTTTCAGTCATAGACTCGGAACTTAACCTTCGGAACAGGTTCCTCAGCGACGTGGAAGTTTCACTGTACTGCGGAACGCTTCCAGTGATAGCTTTGGACCTGGCGGCTTTGCGTTCCTCGAACGCCCGGAACAGTTCTTCAACATCATGATACTTAATCACCGAATCATAAACCACCCGTGGAATCGGTTGGATTAGAGCTTCAAGAACTAGAACTTCTTTCTCGATCTGGATCAGCGAGTGCTTGAGGTACGGCTGGATCATCGCCTGGACCTTGCACTGGACATCCACGAGATTGAGCGTCCTTGCCGCGGCTGAGATGAGGCCTACAGTCGCGTGTCTGATCCACAAGTTAGGATGCACCAAGAATACAACGGTCTCTGCTAATAATTGGTATAACGCGGACTTGTGAAGCAGCCCGAGCTCGGTGAGCGTCGCCATGGCGTTGATGGCCTTCCTGGTGACGAATTCCTCAGGATCGGTCAGTCCTTGCTGGAGCAGTGGCATCAGGATTGGACTGCTGTGCCAGCCGACGTAAGCCGCCACGCCGACGATGCACTCGAAGAAGGATCCACGGAGCTGCTTGTCTTCTTTGTCGTTTAAGAAGGTTATCACGTGGCTCAGCAGCACGTCGTTGGCCTTCTGCTTGCCGAAGAACACGCAGAGCTTGTTGATCCCGCTCTCCATCAAGGTCTGCTTCACTAGGTTTGAAGAGTCTGTTAACAACATTGATACCGACTGCTGGACCATTTCGTGCAGAGTTTGCAATTCGCTGTCGTAGCTGGGCTTCGGGCCTTCTTTGTTTCCCAGGTTGGTCAGGTGCGCGTTCTCCAGGTATCTTAAggctatgaaaaaaaaaatatcttatttgtgaaataaatttaacccTTCGTTACTCGCGCTATAGAGGGATTTGCCGCCCAATACTACTTAACCTAATAGAATTGGTGTGAGTACGAGTGAGACACTAGAGAAAGCACGAGTAACGGAAGGTTAATATAATACATAATTCTGTAGCGATCGGTAGTTTTTCTGAGAGTACAGTTTCTGACGAATAGAAACATACCTCAGGTGTTTGTTTACAAGCATATTTGAAAAACAATTCCAAGCTTGTAAAGGTGGACCATTTTATGAACtccgccgtccatcttacaGCACTTCATACAGTCGACTCTGTCTAAAGGTTCCCGCTGTCTAAAGTAGGGATGGGCGATATACATCGATGTTTCGACTATCGATGTTTTTTCCGGGAAACATCGATTTTTTTGgtcgattttttttggaatcgaaACATCGATGGTCGATGTAGAATAATGAACCATGGACatcgaaataaatttctactagaaattttttagcgcgcgctaaaaattaaaaaaaaaatctgaaaataccgaaaaaaaatcgtaaaaattacagttataaatatgggaaaaaaatctattaaacacaATTATTAATGACTTGCAAGTGCATTTTCATAGCTGGAATATGATCttagaattcaaaaataacGAAATAACCATATTTTCGAATTTCAGACTGTCGTTCGATtgtatcgaatttttttaaactttaaatgaCCTACACagtgtttaatagatttttttctcttatttataactttaattttcccgatttttttggtttttgagatttttttgaattttaatcatactcaatctgaatccaaaaaatttttttattctgataatttcgatttttcatgatttattgtcattttttttagttttttgctattttttcaaattttaacggCTCAACGGGCTAATT contains the following coding sequences:
- the LOC123271615 gene encoding phosphoinositide 3-kinase regulatory subunit 4 isoform X2; translation: MREYVKYSLYDRISTRPFLSNIEKKWITFQVLYALHQAHKFGVCHGDIKLENIMITSWNWVLLTDFASFKPTYLPEDNPADFSYFFDTSRRRTCYIAPERFVKTLSSELSSTLLLPEQELKTGDLHPTMDIFSAGCALTELYNEGHPPFDFSQLLAYRNSEYSASKHLDKIDDSGIRDLLASMLEKNPSNRKSAEIYLSQARGKIFPEYFYSFLQSYMLIFSAAPIMSPDEKINRLKKDICNIINIFKSEEIVSSRKNSNNDDKSDSMKKSINGSNIELSREDSAEPSEENTIIEGDSDQSFDKSDANITSDTKLSKYENNKPVNLNSEETLGTLQRDVEADLEEFKIKSDKLEGLIIITQLVTSCIRGLHHSQSKLQSLEILLELAENTSDETILDRILPYIFHLVHDPAPRVRVSAIHTLTKCLYLVKSIPPTDVNIFPEYILPGLAHVTQDEAVIVRAAYAENIAHLAHIALRYLENAHLTNLGNKEGPKPSYDSELQTLHEMVQQSVSMLLTDSSNLVKQTLMESGINKLCVFFGKQKANDVLLSHVITFLNDKEDKQLRGSFFECIVGVAAYVGWHSSPILMPLLQQGLTDPEEFVTRKAINAMATLTELGLLHKSALYQLLAETVVFLVHPNLWIRHATVGLISAAARTLNLVDVQCKVQAMIQPYLKHSLIQIEKEVLVLEALIQPIPRVVYDSVIKYHDVEELFRAFEERKAARSKAITGSVPQYSETSTSLRNLFRRLSSESMTETVEDQLLAMKAHLIKINKYRISADNKHNAMKSVTEGKLELSMIKDSIRHHVVVLYPDSKNDIGVNYKKFDRRTSDSTGNYTMNQEWRTMFAAQDNNHSNKMSELTSSSPSPTIHSGDIHLSPQHSLTDINSMNDHSLHERSYIQYRCAPCRLELRQLTCRKQEQHAAALRAQHWADNMAWHGTRLLSSSWRPRGVPVAYLHEHRAAVNRLVSIPDSGLFASSAADGCVRVWDASKMEGKNLANRSRQTYVHRGGPLVGLAVCEQGQSLASSASQSGSLFVLRLDNGTSKMSVVSSKQLDVTNEGCAVDLQYLDSGSQSVLVYATLYGSLIGWDLRCPGTAWRLENDLKHGVITSFCVNNYQQWLALGTSSGAHICWDLRFQLPISNIKHPTGARVRKVITHPTEQSWIISSVQGNNEISMWNLETGFRQMVLWASSAPPLSHSQEGHSICGMHAGSTDRSGFLLAGGTDMRLRFWDLNTPNESYVALPAASDTIAPNSLAYEQRLIDGTNVVQEVIAATGPISTGARVRSEEGVAPPLEAPNPGHHDTISAVAMSNTCILTGSTDGLIQVWK
- the LOC123271615 gene encoding phosphoinositide 3-kinase regulatory subunit 4 isoform X1; amino-acid sequence: MGNQLVGIAPSQIFPVEHYLTDHSDLLFDINLGSTRFFKVARARSQEGLIVVKVFVIHDPTLPLSTYNDKLEEIRSKLASAVNCLPFQRTILTEKAGFIMREYVKYSLYDRISTRPFLSNIEKKWITFQVLYALHQAHKFGVCHGDIKLENIMITSWNWVLLTDFASFKPTYLPEDNPADFSYFFDTSRRRTCYIAPERFVKTLSSELSSTLLLPEQELKTGDLHPTMDIFSAGCALTELYNEGHPPFDFSQLLAYRNSEYSASKHLDKIDDSGIRDLLASMLEKNPSNRKSAEIYLSQARGKIFPEYFYSFLQSYMLIFSAAPIMSPDEKINRLKKDICNIINIFKSEEIVSSRKNSNNDDKSDSMKKSINGSNIELSREDSAEPSEENTIIEGDSDQSFDKSDANITSDTKLSKYENNKPVNLNSEETLGTLQRDVEADLEEFKIKSDKLEGLIIITQLVTSCIRGLHHSQSKLQSLEILLELAENTSDETILDRILPYIFHLVHDPAPRVRVSAIHTLTKCLYLVKSIPPTDVNIFPEYILPGLAHVTQDEAVIVRAAYAENIAHLAHIALRYLENAHLTNLGNKEGPKPSYDSELQTLHEMVQQSVSMLLTDSSNLVKQTLMESGINKLCVFFGKQKANDVLLSHVITFLNDKEDKQLRGSFFECIVGVAAYVGWHSSPILMPLLQQGLTDPEEFVTRKAINAMATLTELGLLHKSALYQLLAETVVFLVHPNLWIRHATVGLISAAARTLNLVDVQCKVQAMIQPYLKHSLIQIEKEVLVLEALIQPIPRVVYDSVIKYHDVEELFRAFEERKAARSKAITGSVPQYSETSTSLRNLFRRLSSESMTETVEDQLLAMKAHLIKINKYRISADNKHNAMKSVTEGKLELSMIKDSIRHHVVVLYPDSKNDIGVNYKKFDRRTSDSTGNYTMNQEWRTMFAAQDNNHSNKMSELTSSSPSPTIHSGDIHLSPQHSLTDINSMNDHSLHERSYIQYRCAPCRLELRQLTCRKQEQHAAALRAQHWADNMAWHGTRLLSSSWRPRGVPVAYLHEHRAAVNRLVSIPDSGLFASSAADGCVRVWDASKMEGKNLANRSRQTYVHRGGPLVGLAVCEQGQSLASSASQSGSLFVLRLDNGTSKMSVVSSKQLDVTNEGCAVDLQYLDSGSQSVLVYATLYGSLIGWDLRCPGTAWRLENDLKHGVITSFCVNNYQQWLALGTSSGAHICWDLRFQLPISNIKHPTGARVRKVITHPTEQSWIISSVQGNNEISMWNLETGFRQMVLWASSAPPLSHSQEGHSICGMHAGSTDRSGFLLAGGTDMRLRFWDLNTPNESYVALPAASDTIAPNSLAYEQRLIDGTNVVQEVIAATGPISTGARVRSEEGVAPPLEAPNPGHHDTISAVAMSNTCILTGSTDGLIQVWK